The window AACCTCCTTCCCCTTAATTTCGGTACTACTCCCCGATTCTATTGTTTTGCCAACCTTTtcgaaattcaaaaattcaacgTTCAACTCGTTCAGTAATACCTCTGCATTGACTAAACTACCCTTCTCCTGGTCCCCCCTGCTCAGTTCCAGTAATCAGGTCCGCTGCCGGATCCCACGGCCGCTCCGCCTCTCTCCTGCCAATACCCCCAGAGCCGTCTATTGTTTCCCCTTCATATACCTGCTTCTGCTCCACTAAATTTCCAGTCCCATTCGTCTCCCTCTCCCTTTCTTTTACAAATATTGCAATCTCCTTCTCTCCCATAGCAAGGCGTATCCATTCTCTAATTTCAGTGAACTCACAAGTGGCAACTTGAACCCTTCCAATCCGAAACGATTCCCCTGTTCCTGTTGGAGTATCACAGTGGAGGGCTTCTCCCCATAAGCCTCCTATGGTTAGGAATGTTTCTGCCGACCATACATGAAGTGGCACACCATAGCACTCCAACCATACTCTACGAGCCCCTCCACGTTCTGACTCGTCCCATCTTCGGATTCTATGGAAAACTTGTAACATAGCATCCAGTTTAAACGTGTACGCCTCCGTAGCATGCTCCACCGTATCAAAAGTTAACAATACTTTTGTCTCTCCAATCTCTCGAACATATTCTACCTGAGGCATATTTGTATGAATGACCCTCTGCACCGATCGGAGGTCCATAGGTTGCAGTGTGTACCCTACCAAGCTCCTGGCCAACCATTCTATATTCGCTGCCACCACAGGTACTTCAACCCTTTTCGTACTTCCTGTGTCCTTATGACCATGAACAGGGACTCCGATCATCGTGTCTCCTCTCCCAGAATTCTTAGCCTCCCCATTCTCCATACTAATTGTCTTAGCCTCCCCATTCTCCATACGAATTGTCTCTGGTCTCCTTTCTGGTTTTTGTCTGGTATTCACCAGCACCTGTTTGGCCTCCGCCTGTATATTCCTTTGAAACTTGGCTTCCCCCACATAAACAATTTTACCCCGAAGCCTGAAGTGGTTCATTTCTGCAATAGCTTTCAGTGCACCACCTTTTGTTGTGTAACGAACAAATGCGAATAGATACGCCTGCGCATTTTTATGTTTCCTACATAGGTAAATATCATTTATTCTCCCCGTCCAGCAAAACAACTGATACAATTCTCTCCTAGAGATATCCACTGGTAGATTTTCCACAAAAACAGTAAAAGAATCCTTCTCCAACCGATGATATTCTTCTTTAGTCCAGATTCGTGGATCCTTCCATCGTGAATAGAAACCCCTGCTACCACCTCCCCTATTGTAGTATCCCCGCTCCTCTGGTCTGTCTCTCATTCTCTAGCTTCTCTTAAACGTTCATTGTTCTTTTACTAAATGACCCAAAAGAGGTAAATTTTGCCCTCCCACACTTGGTTAGGACccaacacttttattaaaatttagtcagcACTTAgtcagcaaaagaaaaatgaataattcttcaccattagatataatctcatactattaaaaatactattgatgttAAAATaaccttattataaaaaatgctaaaatactcctattatatataaataaattctatcGCTATTTGCACAGACAAAAGAgaagatttagaatttagaattctcaaaataataataataaaagtattttagtcattttttataataagaatattatagtcattttttataaaaaaaatattaattcagaCCGGTTCAAGGTAtaatttaccaatttttttactaaattaatttgtctgatttaattttgacaaaaataacatagtTTAATAATTATAtggagttaatagtcaaattagtccctaGAAGATAAGACATTCTTTAAATTCATTCCTGAAAGATTTTTCAATTAAATTGGTCCTTCAAAAAttacgaattaatcatatttgtcctcCAATCACTCAATTAACAATTTTCTTTAAAGACTGATGCTGTAAAACgttaattgataatatatatatatatatatatatatatatatatatatataatacctaATATATCTATTTAGATATTGaccaaatatatttatgaaaatttattaatttagtcattttctccaattataaaaattttattctcaaTATGACCTAGTGACTaattaaattgatagatttttttaaacatatataGTTAACGTCCAATTGAACATATTATGTGTCATATATGCTATCAGTTAACATTTTACATATCAATTGTTGACGAAAATTGTGAGAGAGTAACTGAAGGACAGATATGATTAATTCGTAATTTTTGAAAgaccaatttgattgaaaaaaatttttagggACGAATTTAAAGAATGTCTTATCTCTTTAGGGACTATTTTGACTATTAGCCCTAATTatatatatgtgttaaattttaattactaaaaatatctttaaaaaaagatgtcttaagcgtctttatctgagtggttCCATCTATTAATGtacgaataaatttttttattttaaaaaataatttaatggtGTAAAATAATTTTGGTTAAAGTGtactttttatttctaatatttatttattttttaaagtaccCCTAACGTATAGTTATATTCAATTTTGTCTTTAATGTTTTCAATTTGCATTAAAATTACTCTCAAACGTTAGTTCTATATAGAATATTAAggaccaaattaaaaatttttaaagataattttgacacaaatcAAAAATATTTAGGACAAACTTGAATGAATCaaaaatgttagaaataaaattgaataaaattaaacattaggaatatttaaaaaaaaaaattgtaagtgTTAAGGAAATTTATATATACCAATTAAGTATTACCAAATTATTTAAAAGGACTAATTTTCAAACTCATCTAAAagtataaatttaattgaatgccgttacaaaaaaatttttcatacTTTCAATATTTCAAAATTTGTTATTTAAAGTAACTATTTTGTTATTGTCATATGAGCATGGAAAGATATTGTTTTGGAcagtaaagtatttttttttctaaatttttatatatttcttaTCAGCTGCTCTCTATTTACCACAATTCTTAATGCAGGTAAAGTTTTATTCCAAAAGTTATAATGGTCTTTCATAAATAGACATATCATTGTAGTTAATAATACATATAAGCACTTCCATTAAATTTTATatgatgaatttaaaaaataacataacgTGTCCATCgtttactattataaaaaatttaattaatacatttttTCTGCAGGACCTAATTAGTCAGAGGTTAAAATTTTTATAGACTTAATTCTCATTTTActcttattattatatttttgtattgaaaattaaaaaaatttaaataataactttttttgttaataatGTAAGAGAAGCtgatgaagaatgaaaacaaaaacaaaaattgtaATAATTATGCAAGAATACAGAATACGAACTTTGATAGAAATTGGAATTGTATTAGCACTAGTGAATTATTGGTATTCATTATTTCTGAGTATTACATGAGATGGAGTGCAACCATACATATAGACAGTAACATACACTTAAGGACATATCACTTAACTCTCAAAAAGGCAGAGTTAGTTAATTCTGTTACTGCAGAATCAATTACACTTTCATTTTCTAACCTTGACTCATTCCTAATACTACTCTCTATATCCCCCTCAAGCTAAAGGTTTTTTGTGGAAAAACCTTGAGCTTGGACCTgagattaacaaaaaataatggaGAAAATAGGTTCAGTAAGAATATATGCAACTTGAGAATTGGAAGGAATGCGTTTTACAAAGAGTTGTTTTGTAATTGTAGCTACACTTTGTTGAACAAAATGAAGGTTAATTTCAAAATGCTTCGAGCGGCAGGTGTAAGATAAGATTTGCAGTTAGGAGAACATCACTAAAGTTGCCACAATAGAAAGTTGGAGGAATATAATTGGACAATGTATTCGAAGCTCATGAAGAAGTTTCGGATCCATAATAGTTCTGCATGAGTATTAGATGAACGATTTACTGTTGGTTGTTTTCTCCTGGATCAAAAGATTAAATTATTACCAAAGAAGATATAGTAGCCACTGGTAGAGCACCTATCATTCAAATCGGTTACCGAGTCAGCATCTCTAAAGGCAATGAGTCTTGAATAAGTGCTGCTACTGAACAATAAACCATGAGAAGTAGCTAATAataagtttattattttgatCCTAGCTAATGAGTAATGATAACTCGGACATATTATATGGAGTAATACACCCCCACCCTGTAGGTGacacaaaaaataacaaaacatcTGCATTATAGTAATTTCAATTGTGCCTGTTCATGTGTGGTTGGAGACTTGTACTCCAAATATTACTTTTGATTACAAAACTGGGTTGGAGAATTAAGTCTAATTGTTGATACACACCCCTTTTAGCAGTGTTAGTGACTATGTAGAGAGTTgtgatatgaaaaaaaaaaggggcgtcagtattttttattttttgtctttttcatgTATTCCTgcaatttcatattttcaaaaatacaagtCTTTACTTTAAAACATGTTGGAAAAAAAtgttaaccaaaaaataaaaaaatgtaaagtttattataaaattattattggcCTATTAACTGtatcatttaatttaattaattagtcaAAACATGTTGCAAAAAAATGTTCATGAAAGAAATAAAATGGATTTAATTCAAGCAAGAAACAGATTATAATTCTAACTCTATCACTTATCTAACTCCATTCAGAAACATAAAGAAACAAGGATTAAATTCCTAACGACCCTAACCTATAAGTATTGCATCTAATGTGCAAAATTCTTcttaaaactaactctaactataATCTATACTAAACATAACATTACTCTAAAATAGTTCACATTTTTATTGTAataaaaagacataaaataaaatataaactaacttCAAAGTCCAGCACTTTTTAATTTGGTTATGATGGTGCAAGGGGGTAATACAAGGAAATGGAATTTTGGGGTGTAATATTCCGATCGAGCTGGGGCGCTATCTTCACTTCTCCATCTTTTCTCTCACATAGTCGTCACATTCAAGTATTCAACCTTCTTTGGAACACATTCTCAAGAAACACAAACACTCACAAATCTAAAACACAAATTTGACCAAATCCCACAAatatgaaagataaaaaaaaaaaaatttaaatcagtGACCAAATCCTTCCTCATTTAAGTGACCAAAGCCATTCACAAGTACTacaagttattaatttattttagttattagtAAGTTATTTAGTTAACCTTTTTCTTAATCTGAAATTATAACATGCATATAATTTATTGTTGTTGTAGTTAATCAGTGCTAATTAATGTAGTTATTAGGtgatttagttaatttattttcttggatttgaaattcaaaattggcAAATATACGAGGTGTTGTCGTAGTAGTTGGCTAGTGCTAATTATTGCAGCtgttaattagttttttaaattaatttttattttatatttaatctgAAATTTAAAGTTAGTATGCTGATAtcaccaaaaaaaattagttatatttatatatgataaaaagaaagtttagatctagatctcctgtgacaaaaaagaaagcaaaaaaattaataaagaaaccGACGAACAGAAAAAGAAAGGTACTGTTCTCATATAGtgatatgtatttatatatgataaaatgtactaaaaatattattgttattgtaaCTTGGAATAATAACAAAATCATAggtaaaaaatataaacaatacaATTATATAAAGATGATAAACATTGTTGACCTATTtactgaaaataatataataattaatgtgaaatatttaatttattatttattttctgcaTTTATTAATGTTGgtaattaaaaatgaattaagaCAAATTATCTTCAATATTCAAGATTAATTAATTAGGTAATTCAAAATTGAATTACAGACTATATAGCTAGGTTTAGATATTGGGTGAATAAATATTGATTGAGTGACATTTCTGTTTCTAAAATTAatcgggcctgctacacatacaagtatcCAAGCATccaagttggcccagcccaaatCGAAGACACGCGCATAAGGAAGCATAACATGGCGCGTCAAAATCACGCGCTCAACACAAACGGTTACGTATGGCaaactcttccacttcctccacttcttccacttctcaaaacgCTTCGAAAACAAGGAAACGTTCCCATTTTCGAGCAACaatcaaagttcaaaatatacaaatcgttgttcgaaacctccatcaaaacaacatcaaactctccgtgaagaatctgaagagaaAACGAAGCAACAACACTGAACGTAAGTTCATTAAGATTACTGTatattttagttttcttctacgtcgttcttctagggtttaGTGGGCTattattcttgcttctttgttagacactacgtcgttcttctaagttctacgtcgttctacATTCTTGTTCTAAGTTCTCTTGCTACTGTTGTtgatttttgggggtttattCCGTAAATTGGGGGTTGTATACTGCTTGAActtgtaatgtggcttgatattgaTGCATGTTTGAACTTGtaatctgactgatatatatgaatgtatctgaataatatctatctcactgttatcaatgggtgtatctgattcttacatatgggtgtatcttactgttatcaatgggtgtatctgactcatatatgcgtgtatcttactgatatctcaattaatttgatattgaagcatgtttgagtgatacctgactgatatatatggatttatctgaatcatatctatgggtgtatctcactgttaacAATGAGTGTATCTGATTCttacatatgggtgtatcttactgttattagaccttgtaatgttgcttgatattgaagcatgtttgactgatatctgactgatatatatgaatgtatctgaataatatctatctcactgttatcaatgggtgtatctgattcttacatatgggtgtatcttactgttactaatgggtgtatatttgtgtgtatttttcgtttcagataaaatggcagcaagaaaccaaacgAAAGACCTGAAatgtgccacacatctcctgagtgataagttcagaaacatgactgaggagaagaaggcaaTTGTCAGGGATCTCGGATTTGGTGGGTTGATGCACGTCCCACCTctaagggtggatcaccaactcttaagggaactggcaaacaacttcaaacttggggagaacagactgaagacaggatatggttctttccaaataacaccaaagacaataggtgatgcgcttggcatcaatgcaacaggtaactataggtgtatattaagttcatgattgggtgtatttaaggttgatgcttgggtgtTTTTGAACCGATTTTGatactttcttgttttcttttttgtaggaaatctgtttcctgagaaagttgagtataagcaactttctgatgatgacaaaataatttatagaagattccagggtaagaccctcaaaaatcttaccgatgaaatgatggaaatAGGCGTTGGCAgcgaagaggaacgcctgatgttcaagaggatattcatcctctacatacagatggcgttccttttgccaacgacgataaacaaaatatcgcccgtgcacctcgccccaatttttaagatggacggcatatcggagagaaactggggggggggcatgttttgaccttcttgatcaagggcatcacagactaccaggagaagaagaagaaggcaattgatggctgcctctttgccctCATGATAATATACTTTCACCTTTCTgaaaacaaaggcaagaagagggctgaaagaccaccaaagccttggattgccaactggactaaggagcagttggtggaaagaatgactgcagaaagagaggaaattttggtaagtaaacataatatgttgcttgtattttatttacctgaatgctgctagctagaatatctcatgtttcaggggattgtaaagatggcggagacaagagcaagagaaaaaatgaaaaaaaaagaaaaaaaagaaaaaaaacaagaaatcaaaaaaacaaaaaaaaggaaggcgagtccaacatcgtcttcggagacagaaacagCTACTGACAGTGAAACTTCTACttctgagtctgagactcaacaagactcagaggattcagcAAAAAAACACCccatcaaaaaggggaaaaagtaagtaccatacttgggtgtaatttatttttcgagttgggtgtattttgttgatcacgttgggtgtatttttagtatgttctaaataatcactgtttgccttccagaatggactccagaaaaagaaagcagaggcaagaggagccagattctgattcagaatctgaatatGAACaaagtgatgagtaatgtcctgaaattattactcctttcttttggcttcattataaagatttcgtgtattaactgaaatgtctattattaacttataggagcgaagaatcatcacctgcagagaaggagaaggagaagaaaaaaataaaaacaacaccaaaaaagtaagcacttctttgcataatattctgtgataaaattaattttttatttctgattggtactcttttttttccacccagaacacaaccaaaaaagaaaaaagttctcgtggaggattcacctcctaAAGAAGACCAATACTTtgacgggtacagtacctcgtaagcttTATTACCGTCTATcgtcgtaattatttttgttaaaatcttcttttatgaatgtagtgagacatatgaaatatcaagtgacgaaCTGGAAGAATGGCTAGGGCAAAACgttgataaatctgctgcagaggggtatgtcttgctgggctgtctatttcatattttgttgtgttttgtatgctaataattgtttcttgtttcgcagCGAGAACCAacctgacctgcgatcgacagaaggtcgctatgtgtcgtctgaaacgtaagaagctttattatttaataaaatcttatcatcatgatttgggtgtatcttgtggaaccatttgggtgtattgtgtggatcaagttgggtgtattttgtttaataagttggaataacatgaaatctgttttAGAATcccggctgtgaacttgggaagtgatggtccttcctctcaaggacacacagaacagagtagtgtaaaccagccgtcacagagcatgtaatttttcttttaaataaccgttacttttgttcttctattacccttctacttctaattctgtatatattttttttagaaaaaaaaagccctttattattttattcaagaaaaaaaaggcaggaaaaaaaagcaaaaactgcaattatgtaagttctcaaaaaaacaaagcatgtcttctttttgaattgttcgggtgtatttcttgaatttctttgggtgtattttaggttgagtccgtctgattcgaatatgatggttgtgagggaacagacaccgtccgaagcgcttgcaatgtgagttttccaataatatttcaaccttataaccttattattttcaaaggcgttgttaacctttcatttttcttcttgtttagagtcccgattcaggtttttgtgccggcatcccaaacaaccactgagacagattttgaaccaacccctatgctacagattgaagggactacagaaacgtaagaaatagtattgagtgtatatttgtttggagtttgggtgtatattagctaacagtttgggtgtatattgttgcTGATTAGTTTCTTTTACGCcgtgattaattttttgtaactgtgcagcactcctgaaacccccaaacaacttcaagagaccacacccacggttcccccagctccaactaaaatgtaagttcatcagactaaaatcaatctttgcttatcatccgtatattcttattcttattcttattcttatacatgatgacgcagtcatccagacgcagaagacgctgctgccctgttgatgatggcacggtcagcatcctatgttcctaaaacagatccaggggtgccatcattcagccttggattgactgattcaagccaggagggggcgtcaacgcaggagacagaaagggaaAAATCTCCAGAAGCTGCGAATTTGATAGAACAATTGGACAGTTTGGTCCAAAGAATAGCAAGCAGCGCGACGAAGGGAAAAAACACaagtccacaaattcagagggagactgggggagaaagttctgcaaagtttgaaactcctcGGGGATTATATCACATtacggatgatatgaaacaaaagtgctacatctgggggacgagactgaaggaagatgcagatggcaatactaacgagtatgaggagatgtgcactctgattggccaaggagaatacattttgatgagaatgcacctttcttccctccaggcaaaaagtgatatagaatctcaggtaatattagaataagattaatgtttttacaccaaagtcaatTACAATGcttattaatgtaaaattgatttcggcatatatttctagattgtatctgccatctgcctcatcctcaacaacaaaaatgaaaagagatttcaagaacaaatatactgtctcccccccgatattgtggtaagtgttacttctacgaacttcgggtgtattttctgtattgatttgggtgtattttttacgtTCGATTGGGTGTAAGTTTAGTATTTCATTTCTCGTTTCCCATTCTTGCAGTGCATGGCACTTTCGGATCACCCAAACGGGGAATTCGTATCACCGAAAACGGAAaaggaattcagggtggaagcctacccgagtttcattcccttcatagatagaaaaaaattgacttcgcacccatatgtaagttttcgtttgctaaatttgttagtacgcttatttacttatttgcaaaataaaataacacactgttcatgtgtggcaatccttcagatttttgcccCTGTCTGCTACGCggggcattggtggttatggctgataaatacaagaaagcggaaatgtcaaatacttgacccgctacacaaaaaagctccCACCGATGAGAGAAAGGccattaataaattcactgtaagttgcctctgtcttctttactttaatagataggtctatttCGTTGGTTGtgatgggtgtatattgtccattcagttgggtgtatcttgtccattcattcgggtgtattactgatttgttttcgtATTTAAGGGATAcgtattttcaagattgataacatatgccggCGGGGAACCTCTTCAGAAAGGGGAGAGggagaaggaaattaaatcaccatatgttaaaatatcaggccaaaaaacaaggtataaatttgtaagtctgaacattaaacttttgtaaatgagatttgtaatttattttcttcgtttccagctatgactgcgctgtgtacgttatgaagtggatggagataattgagccggaaaacatcaaaaaggggaagtatcaatgggataattggccacaggtaactgtctttagaaccATATAACTCTGTactactttactgaattaatattgctgtttaaacagaatatactttttaattgtaggaggaggtggaccactatagagtggagtacGCATCCCGGATACTATTTAGTGAGATGAATACACAGAGAGATCaggcaattagagagagtagtgctataaggctgtcgaagcTATCCTCTATATTATTAAGTCCATTTTGTTAGattaattctgctgatatagaaactgggtaatccaactgcttggtagtttgtaaattgaacaaatgatgtaaatatttgccatttatcaacaacttctattccatgtatatttttttccatagttaaacTATCCGTGCTGCTAAACTGTCTGtgatgtattcaaaagctgtattacaggtggtaaaatatgaaggaaaaaatcaaggcatatacaaactgttacacccaacgcaagtctaataatacacccaagattgcataaaatatacacccaaactctctgtgatgtattcaaaatgtatgaattacatgtactaaaatatgaagaaaaacatcaaatcaaatataaaccCATAACCTGAGAATTTTTACAGCTTTTGatctatatgtatctatatatgtgtctatatgtaaattgtgaattaacgaaaatacacccaaaataacggtgcttttacacccatattctgtaaaactatacacccaaggagttatcccctgctgctggtaccctaaACTGATAACTCATAACGTGTCCCTGATATTGGCTGCAATTTGAATGcgccgctgatgcagcatcaaaaaggtttatctgAAATATAACACACACACATTacctaaactattaacgagaaaaataaactcaatcgccacaaatttaaagaacattacttttacctcgcttaaaactttcgtcttcttcttctttgtggcatttgcgatctgtttctccagctttgaacctagcctgttttttggacgtcctcttgttcgaatccttggcgggctttgaagctcgttaacggattccaagttggcgtcttcgtgggataaagaagatgtccccttccttttggcttttaatgcttccatctcggccatgacgttatcgtacgcacggtgcagaattgcagtcagctcctccgattcggaggcaaattcgcatatattttgcgaacgaaaaaccaattggtcgaacctcttgcttcttggctccattagtggctcgtcgtggctgctcttgatgtgtgtgtgtcgcctctttaccttcttgctccatcgttcaagtatgtatctcggtgacacttggcttacttgttcgaagcttaacacgcttagtgcgtgacggcacagtatccctctcgactcaaATAATAAGCaatggcattttacctcggctgcaaccgagtcgtaagtaaccacgaacttgttgaatattgagctggaaacttgttctccgacttcgtatactgaatagcctagagcggaattatttaatctggtgatgcaattcgcctttcctctgaattgcgcttggacttccctaaactttgcgtgagtgtacgcatcttgaaactgagcttcaatgcaggatttggttgcacacggtatgaccgtatgaaaatctgcagcatctgattctctctctgcttgctcccggcttccgaggcaattatcgtattgtttgacgaactgaataagcgagctgttccgggtgatatacttgttaaaaaatgaatgcatgctctcgctcctttgtgtgcttctcatccctgcccagaagtgctgatccagatagataggaacccatatgtgacggtcttcgtacagatctgcataatacacccaaacacaggcTGTAAATACACCCTAGGGGACatacaatttacacctctgctgcagattttaaaaagacattacctgaaagccacttgttgtccccaagaccaaaattcagcagaaaatcgttccaattcctatcgaatgagtctttgctgtgagagttccaaacaacttggctcatttcttgttcgatatcggcatgtcccttgtacccgtttaatttgcttggaatcttcttcatgatgtgccaaatacaccagcggtgaactgttgttggcatacaggcctctaaagcccttttcatggatgcgcactgatcggtgagaaaccctttcggagtgtttcctcccatgcaacgaagccagctttgaa is drawn from Arachis hypogaea cultivar Tifrunner chromosome 12, arahy.Tifrunner.gnm2.J5K5, whole genome shotgun sequence and contains these coding sequences:
- the LOC140176682 gene encoding uncharacterized protein, which translates into the protein MAARNQTKDLKCATHLLSDKFRNMTEEKKAIVRDLGFGGLMHVPPLRVDHQLLRELANNFKLGENRLKTGYGSFQITPKTIGDALGINATGNLFPEKVEYKQLSDDDKIIYRRFQGKTLKNLTDEMMEIGVGSEEERLMFKRIFILYIQMAFLLPTTINKISPVHLAPIFKMDGISERNWGGGMF